In a genomic window of Variovorax paradoxus:
- the glnK gene encoding P-II family nitrogen regulator, producing the protein MKLVTAIIKPFKLDEVREALSAIGVQGITVTEVKGFGRQKGHTELYRGAEYVVDFLPKVKIEAAVSDDLVERVIEAVEGAARTGKIGDGKIFVYNLEQVVRIRTGETGREAL; encoded by the coding sequence ATGAAGCTGGTCACAGCCATCATCAAACCGTTCAAGCTCGACGAAGTGCGCGAAGCCCTCTCGGCCATCGGCGTGCAGGGGATCACCGTCACCGAGGTCAAGGGCTTCGGCCGCCAGAAGGGCCACACCGAGCTCTACCGCGGCGCGGAGTACGTCGTCGACTTCCTGCCCAAGGTCAAGATCGAGGCGGCCGTCTCGGATGACCTCGTCGAACGCGTGATCGAAGCCGTCGAGGGCGCCGCGCGCACCGGCAAGATCGGCGACGGCAAGATCTTTGTCTACAACCTCGAGCAGGTCGTGCGCATCCGCACCGGCGAAACGGGCCGCGAAGCCCTTTGA